TTATGTTTCCAAATAAACCTTCTATTTCGTTTCTTTGCTTGTAATCTTTTTCCAAAGGTTGTTTTCTAAGAGAATTTTTCTTTCTTTTTATTATTGGTTTTATTCCAAGTGTTTTTAGATAATCTTCGAGCCATATAACATCATACAATTTGTCAGCTATGAATTTAGAACCTTTAAGTTTTATTTTTTGTAGTATCTTTTCAAGTAACTTTATTTCACTTGAATAAGCTTTATCAACCTCTACATATTGGAAAAGTTTATATTTTCCCTTAGTTAAAACTACCTCACATCTAACGTGGTCTTTTACCTGACGTACAAATGTACCTCTCATCCAGTGTAAAGAAGTTCGTTTTTTAAATCCTATTCCTGTACCATCTACAATAACACTTTGTATATCTTCTTGGAGTTCATCGTGAATGTAATTAATAAGAAGTTTTATAACTTCTTCTAACTGAAGAACTCTGTAATGAAAATCTCTAAGAGATGGAACTCTCTTAAAGTATAACGCTCCCATTTCTAATGTCTCTCTAAGTGAAAAAGCAAACAGTCCTTTTAAAACTGCTTAGGTCTACCCTCAGAGGTAGATTTTATTATTTCCCCTTTTATTTTTGAACCCCTTCCTCTTATTTTTGAAACACTCCCACTTTTTAATTGTTACCTGTGGGTTATTGTTTTGAAAGATGCAATATATTTTCACAAGTTTTTTCTAATTCATAATTGTATTCCCAAGGATAATTTAAGTAAACAAATTCGTTTATATACTCTTTTTTGTCTGTCACATCTTTTCCAAATGCTATCCATTTTTTCACTTGGTATTTATATTTCAATAAATTGCTATAATAATATAATCTTTCTCTTAATTCTTGTTTCCCATACTGAGAAACGAAGAGAAATCCAACACCTAAATCTTTATTAATTATTAAAAAATTATGTCTTTTATGATCCGTTTTTGTTTTTGAAATTTTTTCATTCATATACTCTATTATCTTATTTCTCGTAGAATTATCAAATTT
This DNA window, taken from Thermosipho affectus, encodes the following:
- a CDS encoding transposase, with product MGALYFKRVPSLRDFHYRVLQLEEVIKLLINYIHDELQEDIQSVIVDGTGIGFKKRTSLHWMRGTFVRQVKDHVRCEVVLTKGKYKLFQYVEVDKAYSSEIKLLEKILQKIKLKGSKFIADKLYDVIWLEDYLKTLGIKPIIKRKKNSLRKQPLEKDYKQRNEIEGLFGNIKTKLGGYVYAYREDMARMLALLKFLIYNLYVAIFLFIVRKGYSKVIQKYFIIFLYLFCAFGLVSYYF